From the genome of Pseudomonas bubulae:
TATCGGTGCTGGCATCTGTAGTGGCATCTGGTGGTTTTGTGCGTCAAAAATACTGCCGTCAATAAATCAACAAGTTAAGACGCTCTCGCTTGCGAAAGGCGCCACAGTGTCAAAAAAGCTTCCCTTTGCACCCTTCCTGTTCGGTGGTTTTACCCTGACAATGGCTCTGCTTCACTAGTCATTACGAGGGATTAATACCTTGTACATAGTCGTAAAGTAGGTCTACGTTTAATTCAATCACCGCAAGTATGTGGACCAAGATGTCCCTGATTGGTTTACCAGGAAGGAGAACCACGTGAACACGCCCAACCCCCTAATAAAAGTGCTCGTAGTCGACGATCAGTCGTTGATTGTCGAAGAACTGTGCGAGTTTCTGGAAAGCAGCGGTTACCGTTGCGTGCCTTGCAATACAACCCGTGAAGCCATTGATGCGTTTGTGGCCGACCCGCAAATCGGCCTGGTGCTCTGCGACCTTCACATGCCCGACATGAACGGCATCGAACTGACCCAGCAGTTGCAAAAACTGGCCGGCAAACACCGCGCCTTTGAAAGCATCCTGTTGACCGGTCGCGCCGATAAACAGGATGTGATCAAGGCCCTGCGTATCGGCATCGCCGACTACTATCAAAAGCCGGTCGACCTCAATGAGCTGCTCGAGGGCATCCAGCGCCAGGAAGCTATTTTGCGTGAACGCCACAAGAGCGATCAGCTGGGCCACCTGAACCAGAAATTGCAATTCCTGGCCGAATCCATCGATGACCTGTATCAGGACATGGAGTCCGCCCGGCGCCCTCCGCAAGCTGCCACTCACCCCTTGAACAGCCAGGAACCAGGTGAGGGCCCCTGGCAACAGATCCCGACGATCTTCAAACAGCTGTCACCACGCCAGCTGGACGTCGCCAAGCTGGTCAGCAAGGGCCAGACCAACTACCAGATCGCCTGTGACCTGGGCATCACCGAAAACACGGTCAAGCTCTATGTGTCGCAAGTGCTGCGCCTGCCCCATATGAACAACCGCACCCAACTGGCCCTGGCCCTGTCGCCAAACGCCGGCGCCCATCGGCAAACTGCGCACTAGCTACCTGATCACTTCACTGTAGCGGTGCGAGTTGCCCGCGATACAACTGGCGCGGCGGGTGAGTGATGCCGCACCGCTGCCATCGCGGGCAAGCCCGCTCCCACAGGTTTTGCGCCGCCTACTGCCTGTGGGGGCCCGCTATTGCAGGAAAGAACTTATTCCTGGCTGGCCTTGCCACCCTCTTTCTGCCCGTAGTACTCGGGGATTTCATGTTTATAACTGTCCAGCCAGCGCTGCAGGCTGAGCTCACGCTCCGCCGGCGTAGCCGTTTGGTGGATGGGCGACTGGACGCTGCCGCTCACTTGCAATTGCAGCCAGTTCTCGGTTTGCTGCTGGGTTCTGGGGGTGGGGCCAGGCTCGATAGCCAGCGCACCCAGCGGCATCAGGGCCAGCAGCACCCCCACACGAATAGATAAAGTCATGGCAAACCTCCAACGCGTTATTTGACGACAGCCACCTGGTTGCTGGCGGTCCTGGCTTGAGCTTTCAAAGCTTGTGCCCGGTACTGGGCATCACTTACCTGTTCGGGGGTCAGGCCCGCGCGGGTTACCAGTTCTGCGGCCTGCTTCCACTGGTCCTGATAAATCAGCAAGGTCACCAGGTTCAATGCCGCCGGAGATTCATCCTGCTTGAGCTCCAGAGCGGTCAAAAACTCGAACCGCGCTTCATCAACCCGCCGTTGATTGAGATAAACCACACCCAGGTCATTGCGGATCTTGGCATCGGTCGGCGCCATTTGTGCCGCACGCTCCAGATGGGTGATCGCCAGGGCGTTGTCACCGTGCCCGGCTGCCAGTTGGCCCAGGCCATGCTCCCCTTCGGCTGCCAGGCACGACCCCAGCAACCCTTGATACAGCGGCCCGGCCTCATCGCGGCCCAACTGGCGATAAATCCGTGCCTTGCGCAGTTGTACCTGCGCCGACCCCTGCGGCAGGTTTTGCAGGTTGGCCAGGCTGGCGTGCAGCTTGCCTTCCTTGGCCATGTCATCGGCCAGGTTCAGTGACAGCTCCTGGTCACCACTCAACTTGGTGCAACTGCCGCCCATGGCCATCCACGGCGGATTACTCTGACCTCCTGTGGCACAGCCGCCCAGCATCAGCAGCCCGCACACGACGATGACAGCTTTCATGTTCATACCCCTGGTCAAGAGAGAAAGGCTCG
Proteins encoded in this window:
- a CDS encoding lipopolysaccharide assembly protein LapB → MKAVIVVCGLLMLGGCATGGQSNPPWMAMGGSCTKLSGDQELSLNLADDMAKEGKLHASLANLQNLPQGSAQVQLRKARIYRQLGRDEAGPLYQGLLGSCLAAEGEHGLGQLAAGHGDNALAITHLERAAQMAPTDAKIRNDLGVVYLNQRRVDEARFEFLTALELKQDESPAALNLVTLLIYQDQWKQAAELVTRAGLTPEQVSDAQYRAQALKAQARTASNQVAVVK
- a CDS encoding DUF3613 domain-containing protein, translating into MTLSIRVGVLLALMPLGALAIEPGPTPRTQQQTENWLQLQVSGSVQSPIHQTATPAERELSLQRWLDSYKHEIPEYYGQKEGGKASQE
- a CDS encoding response regulator transcription factor, which codes for MNTPNPLIKVLVVDDQSLIVEELCEFLESSGYRCVPCNTTREAIDAFVADPQIGLVLCDLHMPDMNGIELTQQLQKLAGKHRAFESILLTGRADKQDVIKALRIGIADYYQKPVDLNELLEGIQRQEAILRERHKSDQLGHLNQKLQFLAESIDDLYQDMESARRPPQAATHPLNSQEPGEGPWQQIPTIFKQLSPRQLDVAKLVSKGQTNYQIACDLGITENTVKLYVSQVLRLPHMNNRTQLALALSPNAGAHRQTAH